A stretch of Pogona vitticeps strain Pit_001003342236 chromosome 5, PviZW2.1, whole genome shotgun sequence DNA encodes these proteins:
- the TMEM165 gene encoding putative divalent cation/proton antiporter TMEM165, with protein sequence MAGPPRLRPLPVLLLVVFLAAPFVASELETGKEREPPPPPQQEQQKPPPPQPPAVQGPELARAEKGPTPVVPVHSVSEDSADKTNLGFIHAFVAAISVIIVSELGDKTFFIAAIMAMRYNRLTVLAGAMLALGLMTCLSVLFGYATTVIPRVYTYYVSTALFAIFGVRMLREGLKMSADEGQEELEEVQAELKKKDEELQRTKLLNGPGDVEMGTGPAIPQRRWLHFISPIFVQALTLTFLAEWGDRSQLTTIVLAAREDPYGVAVGGTVGHSLCTGLAVVGGRIIAQKISVRTVTIIGGIVFLAFAFSALFISPDAGF encoded by the exons ATGGCGGGTCCCCCGCGGCTGCGGCCGCTCCCGGTGCTGCTGCTCGTGGTCTTCTTGGCCGCTCCTTTCGTCGCTTCCGAGCTAGAGACCGGCAAGGAACgagagccgccgccgccccctcagcaggagcagcagaagccgccgccgcctcagccgCCTGCTGTGCAGGGACCGGAGCTCGCCCGGGCCGAG aaagggcctactccagttgttcCTGTCCATTCTGTTAGTGAAGACTCTGCTGATAAGACTAACCTGGGATTTATCCATGCATTTGTGGCTGCCATATCTGTCATCATTGTGTCTGAACTTGGCGATAAGACTTTCTTTATTGCAGCCATCATGGCAATGCGTTACAATCGCTTAACAGTGCTGGCTGGTGCTATGCTTGCCTTGGGGCTGATGACATGTTTATCAG TTTTGTTTGGATATGCCACCACAGTGATCCCCAGAGTGTATACCTACTATGTATCAACAGCACTCTTTGCAATTTTTGGTGTTCGAATGCTTCGGGAAGGCCTGAAGATGAGTGCAGATGAGGGACAAGAAGAGCTAGAGGAGGTTCAAGCAGAACTCaagaagaaagatgaagaa CTCCAGAGAACGAAACTGTTGAATGGCCCTGGAGATGTGGAAATGGGAACAGGCCCTGCTATACCTCAGAGAAGATGGCTGCATTTTATTTCTCCAATTTTTGTGCAAGCCTTAACTTTAACATTCTTAGCAGAATGGGGTGACCGCTCTCAGTTGACCACAATAGTTCTGGCAGCGAGAGAG GATCCCTATGGTGTAGCTGTGGGTGGAACAGTTGGGCATAGTTTGTGTACTGGCCTGGCAGTGGTTGGAGGGCGAATTATAGCACAAAAAATCTCTGTTCGGACTG